DNA sequence from the Gouania willdenowi chromosome 21, fGouWil2.1, whole genome shotgun sequence genome:
agaaacctgAACCTGGTGTTAATCAAGAGTCGTCGTGAtcattaatattttcattgctTCTGTGCCTTATATCACTCTCCTTGGATTAAATCATATCATTGATGTGTGACATGCAACTGCCCACTTGTTATTTCCATTATTTTACTCGTCAATGATGTCCATTAAGAGGatttcattgtaaaaaaaaacagtggcatctttgttttttttttctcttttttctcaaCTCTTTGTTGCGACCCtattgaatgaataaaaaataacaaacctaGTTATTAAACAACccaaaaaatatgcaaacagCATTTAAAGATTTAAGACACAGATGGGAACTCCAAGACGGAACTGCATTTTATGTGGACGATGAGTCACACTCGGATCACACGGAAGCTGACACAAGTGATAAATGCAGTCGGCGGATGAATGGAGAGACACTGAAAGAGAAACAGTCAAGCAAATGTCTCACTGCTGTGATTTCATCTTCTCTCTTTAGGTCACTGAAGTTTCACCATCGAGCCACTTGGCTGGTGTAGTCCTCAGTGGTGGTGGACAACACGCGTTCACTTTCCTTCTTAAGATCTCCACCCACGGTTCCAATCCTCCTTCCACCTCCTCTGTGTCTCGGCGTAAACGGCCAACCCTGATCTCTCTGCTCCCGCAACCACCGCTTCTCCTCACGTCTCTTCAAGCGCACTTCCTGGTGCTCCCTCTGGCGGGTGAACTGGAAACGCTGGAGAAACAGGTCTTTTGCATACTCGTACAACTGCACATCCAAGAAATTGAGCTCCTCAATCCGTCTACGCACAAGCTCACTAAGGTCCACGTTTGCGGCTCGTGTGCTGTTGATCTGCGTGAAGGCGGCGATGAAGCGCAGGCTGAACGTCCGCTCAAACAGATACTGCGTTTTGCGTTGAAACTCTGTCAGACCGTAGAAAGCCATGTTCTTAAGGTTGCTCATGGCGCTGCTCAACAGGATGTGGTTACGTTGACTTTCGTTGATGGAGGTCAGGTTGTAGCAACCCACTAGACTCAGATCGGCCAACATACGGACCTGGCGGTTGTTAGCGAGGTTTGATGGGCAGTTCATGAAGTCTGTCAGGGTTACTCCAGACCAGTCATCTCCGCTGTAGCAGGTAGGAAGCTCATCCTGGGTGGGAGAGCGGCCATCGCACATATGAAGGGCGGTCTTCCACGTGGCCCCTCGCTGCACGTGTTTCCACTCACTCAGGTAGCGGGAGACTGGATCGCGCAGCATGGTGATGTAGTAGAAGTTCCTGCAGCCAAGAAAAAGTACAATAGTAAGTTTtactcattaaaaaataaaacatcacagcagtgttaattttaatttagttttagtcatagtcttttgaccaAAATACAACTTGgtgaccagatttttaaaacttcaAACCAGAACATTAATTTAACTAAagaagatgacagattttcaaaagaaactcttcacatatgcttttatttgtaattaaaggCACACTGCAGACTTTCGCTCTGCTTTTCCTGGCCGACATCGCCGGCGAGGGGGAAGGCGCCACCAACGCGGCGAGGAGGGCCAAGCGCCGCGCCTCCGgtggcggggagaggagggcagCGGCGGCGGTTGCTCCTCCAACCGCGGCACgagcccagcccttagagccagtCCTTATctcgaagttacaggtcaactacacCATGAAACATAAAGAAGACAtctgttttgtgtctttatttaatttaatttcaattcaactttatttataaaaagccaaCTAAAAGAAAGAGTCACATCATAGTGCTCAaaacaaaattaagaaaaaaaaaaaacaacaacaattccacataaacaagcatcagctacagcggagaaaaaaacttttattatcattgtaCACATGTACAACATTAAGGTGCTCTCcaagaatgacataaaacacacactttaataaaatactggaaaaggaaAGATGCATAAATATATACTactaaaa
Encoded proteins:
- the hs6st3b gene encoding heparan-sulfate 6-O-sulfotransferase 3-B — encoded protein: MDDRSSKLILVPILAVLFVMIGYQYICPAGSNSCHFKTEEKLSEVSLLSTPYQDSDDFYRDQDLEDDGPQRLQSKFNFTERDLDRHVEFNIKEDDVIVFLHIQKTGGTTFGRHLVRNIRLEQPCDCKPGQKKCTCHRPGKEESWLFSRFSTGWSCGLHADWTELTNCVPVVMDKKDAQRNKRNFYYITMLRDPVSRYLSEWKHVQRGATWKTALHMCDGRSPTQDELPTCYSGDDWSGVTLTDFMNCPSNLANNRQVRMLADLSLVGCYNLTSINESQRNHILLSSAMSNLKNMAFYGLTEFQRKTQYLFERTFSLRFIAAFTQINSTRAANVDLSELVRRRIEELNFLDVQLYEYAKDLFLQRFQFTRQREHQEVRLKRREEKRWLREQRDQGWPFTPRHRGGGRRIGTVGGDLKKESERVLSTTTEDYTSQVARW